From a region of the Nyctibius grandis isolate bNycGra1 chromosome 10, bNycGra1.pri, whole genome shotgun sequence genome:
- the LOC137668071 gene encoding uncharacterized protein, producing the protein MPMELHGGADIHVQFMEDPMPEQGDGPKGGCDPVESAPPPPPERPIRDIGGQPGNGPILRRRNRNCDWRLHVSVTLQIFSIKEAVLPHHMRTPPRLLRTNEDRRHTAGMVTKEVPYTATELAKLKNEYSRNPTESETEYVWRVSLTGGDQILLSEREAEGYWAPGVFLTPGDHRAPWSLTQQAAYWAGGLNPLERGDPLALTGSVDQLVENVQKAACLQMMHDGELKFRQESPVMVPVDPERMTPLVRGLPDSLKPLGIQLQSTIRNTPQSARVTAALTRAVTPDRCTLGQKVWMWGEFAQELINYGRKYGPVNTSLVRSESKGLRRTEIKSPGSSTRLPPPRSPSGRNIPNRRNTSWSLGQQKGVPRDLMDGLPTGRLEELFSGWPESLATKTGSNCILCKQLMKEKRIFVTIGRIIIIVKTLPLYRQFLVCHQNKELLNFLVMVNIEA; encoded by the exons ATGCCCATGGAgctccatggtggagcagatatccacgtGCAGttcatggaggaccccatgccggAGCAGGGGGATgggcccaaaggaggctgtgaccctgtggagagcgc ccctccaccccctccggagagacccaTCCGGGATATCGGgggacagcctggcaatgggccaatcctacggcgcaggaaccggaactgtgactggcggctccacgTCAGCGTGACTCTGCAAAtattctctataaaagaggccgtttTGCCCCACCACATGCGCACCCCCCCTCGACTGCTGAGAACCAACGAGGACCGACGGCACACCGCTGG AATGGTcactaaggaggtgccgtatacagcaactgaattggctaagttgaaaaacGAATATTCGCGCAATCCGACGGAGTCTGAAACAGAGTATGTAtggagagtgtcgttaactggcggagatcagattctgttgagtgaaagagaagctgagggatattgggcACCTGGCGTGTTCTTGACTCCTGGTGATcatagagccccttggtctctcacccagcaagcagcttattgggctggaggtttaaatcccttggaaaggggagatcctcttgcgcttacaggctcggtggatcagcttgtggagaatgtgcaaaaggcggcttgtttgcagatgatgcatGATGGGGAATTGAAgtttaggcaggaatccccagtGATGgtaccggtagatcctgagaggatgactcccctggttagaggtttgcctgattcattgaaacccttaggaattcaattgcaaagcactatcagaaatacccctcagagtgcacgggtgacagctgctttaaccagagctgtaaccccAGATCGCTGTACCCTGGGACAAAAAGTGTGGATGTGGGGAGAGTTCGCCCAGGAATTAATTAACTATGGGCGGAAATATGGCCCAGTTAATACCTCGTTGGTGAGATCTGAATCAAAGGGCTTGCGGCGTACTGAAATCAAAtcccctggcagcagcacaaggCTCCCTCCCCCTAGATCTCCTAGTGGGAGAAACATACCAAATAGGCGAAACACCTCATGGTCTCTGGGGCAGCAGAAAGGTGTCCCTAGGGACCTCATGGACGGGTTACCCACAGGCAGGCTGGAGGAATTGTTCTCGGGGTGGCCCGAAAGTCTGGCAACCAAAACAGGCTCTAACTGCATCTTATGCAAGcagttaatgaaagaaaagaggatctTTGTAACCATTGGCAGAATCATCATAATTGTGAAGACCCTTCCGCTTTACAGACAATTTTTAGTTTGTcatcaaaacaaggaattattgAACTTTCTAGTAATGGTGAATATTGAAGCTTAA
- the LOC137668070 gene encoding LOW QUALITY PROTEIN: uncharacterized protein (The sequence of the model RefSeq protein was modified relative to this genomic sequence to represent the inferred CDS: deleted 1 base in 1 codon): MPMELHGGADIHVQFMEDPMPEQGDGPKGGCDPVESAPPPPPERPIRDIGRQPGNGPILRCRNRNCDWRLHVSVTLQIFSIKEAVLPHHMRTPPRLLRTNEDRRHTAGDGLYPNGELEEARRRYDLPQNPPQPLRPLVKVEYAYEDSEDDNPRMVTKEVPYTATELAKLKNEYSRNPTESETEYVWRVSLTGGDQILLSEREAEGYWAPGVFLTPGGHRAPWSLTQQAAYWAGGLNPLERGDPLALTGSVDQLVENVQKAACLQMMHDGELKFRQESPVMVPVDPERMTPLVRGLPDSLKPLGIQLQSTIRNTPQSARVTAALTGGVTHRSLYPGQKVWTWGEVAQELINYGRKYGPVNTSLVRSESKGLRPSSGPGFDTGAEAMLSGCAHHRSQPGHADRELGAGAWPGVTDTKQEPPPPPPQPPPLRAPSSPPIHEEPTAGCGTKAPAHEEPSPAGEAQTPPLLS, translated from the exons ATGCCCATGGAgctccatggtggagcagatatccacgtGCAGttcatggaggaccccatgccggAGCAGGGGGATgggcccaaaggaggctgtgaccctgtggagagcgc ccctccaccccctccggagagacccatccgggatatcgggcgacagcctggcaatgggccaatcctacggtgCAGGAACCGgaactgtgactggcggctccacgTCAGCGTGACTCTGCAAAtattctctataaaagaggccgtttTGCCCCACCACATGCGCACCCCCCCTCGACTGCTGAGAACCAACGAGGACCGACGGCACACCGCTGG GGATGGTTTGTACCCCAATGGAGAACTAGAGGAAGCGAGGAGGCGATATGATTTACCGCAAAATCCTccgcaaccccttcgaccgctggtcAAGGTggaatatgcttatgaggatagtgaggacgATAACCCTAGAATGGTcactaaggaggtgccgtatacagcaactgaattggctaagttgaaaaacGAATATTCGCGCAATCCGACGGAGTCTGAAACAGAGTATGTAtggagagtgtcgttaactggcggagatcagattctgttgagtgaaagagaagctgagggatattgggcACCTGGCGTGTTCTTGACTCCTGGTGGTcatagagccccttggtctctcacccagcaagcagcttattgggctggaggtttaaatcccttggaaaggggagatcctcttgcgcttacaggctcggtggatcagcttgtggagaatgtgcaaaaggcggcttgtttgcagatgatgcatGATGGGGAATTGAAgtttaggcaggaatccccagtGATGgtaccggtagatcctgagaggatgactcccctggttagaggtttgcctgattcattgaaacccttaggaattcaattgcaaagcactatcagaaatacccctcagagtgcacgggtgacagctgctttaaccggAGGTGTAACCCACAGATCGCTGTACCCT ggacaaaaagtgtggacgtggggggaGGTCGCCCAGGAATTAATTAACTATGGGCGGAAATATGGCCCAGTTAATACCTCGTTGGTGAGATCTGAATCAAAGGGCTTGCGGC CCAGCTCTGGCCCTGGCTTCGACACGGGGGCGGAAGCGATGCTGAGCGGCTGCGCccatcaccgctcccagcccgGCCACGCGGACCGAGAGTTGGGAGCCGGAGCGTGGCCGGGCGTCACC GACACGAAgcaggagccgccgccgccgccgccgcagccgccgccgtTACGGGCGCCGTCGTCGCCGCCGATACACGAAGAGCCCACGGCGGGCTGTGGCACGAAGGCGCCGGCGCACGAGGAGCCGTCGCCGGCGGGTGAGGCGCAGACGCCGCCGCTACTGAGCTGA